DNA from Tripterygium wilfordii isolate XIE 37 chromosome 15, ASM1340144v1, whole genome shotgun sequence:
GCGAGGAGAGTAAATCGGGCCATAAGGGTCGAAATGACAAGCAAAACGATCATAAGATCTGCCTGAAACATTGAAGGCTAAATACAAGGGCCATCCAAGAGTCACGGTGACTAAAAGGGTGAGAAATCTCCCCAGCGGGTTGTTCAAATATTTTGAGTACCATGAGATTGAGGATTTGGTTTTGGGGACAAAAACTTCATCGCGCTCAATCGATCCAGTGTTGGAGTGGTGTCGGCGGTGACTGATTTTCCATGAGAAATATGGGACTAAAAGAGTGGAGTGGAGGATTAAGCCAACAGTGTCATCAACCCACTGGTAGTCACTGAAGGAATGATGACCACATTCATGTGCAATGACCCAAACACCAGTGAGAATGCAGCCCTGGAAAATCCAGTAAATTGGCCAGGCAATGTAGGTGATCAGGGGAGGGAGGAGATGGAAATAAGTGGTGGCAATGTAGTAGAAGATGAACGATAAGGTAAGGTCGTGAACGACATAGGAGAATGAGTGGAGGAGCGAGCGTTTGAAGCAATGCGGAGGGATGGCTTGCTTGATTTGGCTTAGTGTGAATTGAGGTTTTTCGTATGGCACTCGTCGCAAGGGATTGTTGATTTCTTCATCCTTGCCGTTCAGGGTAGGCATCTGGCCTCCAGCTCCCATTGCTCTGTTTCACCACCTGTGAACCATGAAAATTTGTAGTGAattaattcaaacaaaaatattacttGCTCTTTCGCAGGATAGAGATATTTTACAATTCTAATGAATTCCTCCCATATAATTGCACGGACATAGATAAATAGCATGAC
Protein-coding regions in this window:
- the LOC120017269 gene encoding omega-6 fatty acid desaturase, endoplasmic reticulum isozyme 2-like; protein product: MGAGGQMPTLNGKDEEINNPLRRVPYEKPQFTLSQIKQAIPPHCFKRSLLHSFSYVVHDLTLSFIFYYIATTYFHLLPPLITYIAWPIYWIFQGCILTGVWVIAHECGHHSFSDYQWVDDTVGLILHSTLLVPYFSWKISHRRHHSNTGSIERDEVFVPKTKSSISWYSKYLNNPLGRFLTLLVTVTLGWPLYLAFNVSGRSYDRFACHFDPYGPIYSPREKLQIYISDAGIFTAFYALYRVAAANGLAWLVCVYGVPLLIVNGFLVVITYLQHTHPALPHYDSSDWEWLKGALLTMDRDYGLLNKVFHNITDTHVTHHLFSMMPHYHAMEATNAIKPILGEYYRLDSTPFYKALWREAKECVYVEPDEGSPSKGVLWYRNKF